The stretch of DNA CCCTGTTTAAATCCGAAGGCTTTAATAATCGTGCCGATCCCACGAGGCCACTTCACTATTTCCCCTCGCCATGTTATCCCGGGTCAAACCCGGTACCAGCACCATAACCCGCTTCGGCAAATTTACACATAATCCCCTCAAAAAACCTTTCTTCTCCCGCGAagccctcgtcctcctcctcctcagatCGTCCCCGACCCTGACCCTGCCCCTGCTACGCCAACTCCACGCGCTCCTCCTCGTCCATGGCAGCTCACACGTGCCGCACTCCCAGCTGCTCCGCGCCTACGTCGGCAATGGCGCCGTCCGAGACGCCCTTCACGTGTTCGACCATATGCCCCGAAGAAGCACCTTCGCTTACAACTCCATCATCAAGGGCTTTGTTGACCTGGGTCGCTCTTCCGATGCTTTGTGTTTCTATAATGATATGATCAGAGAAGGATTTAAAGCCGATAATTTTACGTACCCGCTTGTTCTTAAAGCGTGCACGGGGGTATCGGACATCGATCGGGGTAGGGAGATTCATAAATGCGTCGAATTTGAAGGGGTTTTTAGTAGTAATGTGTTTGTGCGGTGCGCGCTTGTCGACATGTACGCGAAATGTGGGAGCTTGGTCGCAGCCCGGGAGGTGTTCAATGAAATGCCCGTGAGAGATTTGGCTACATGGGGGGCGATGATCTGCGGAACCATGCAAGGTGGGGATTGGTCTGAGGGCTTAGTTTTGTTCAGGAGGATGAGATCCGAAGGGTTTGGGATCGATTCCGCGATCTTGGCGACCGTTATTCCAGCTTGCGGTAGGTTAGGAGCACCGGGATTAGGAATGGCATTGCATGGATTGGTCGTTAAATTCGGAGTGATCGGTGATCTCTGCGTTGCGAATGCTCTGATCGATATGTATTGTAAATGCGGCGACACCCAGATAGCGGACCGCTTGTTCCGGACTATGGAGTTCAAGGATGTTATCTCTTGGAGTAGCTTAATTGCCGGATATTTACAAAATAATGAGTTTGCTAAGAGTTTGGGCCTTTTTGTCGAGAAGATGGAATCAGGTTTAACACCGAATTCCGTGGTGATCGCAAGCATCATGCCTAGTGTTTCCGAGCTGAAGTTGTTCAAACTCGGGAAAGAGATTCACGGCTATGCCGTTAGACGAGGACACGAGCGCGATAGATTTGTTGCGAGTGCAGTGATTGGTTTCTACTGCAAAAATGGTTTAATGCGAGAAGCGGAATCCATTTTCCGAACCGTGTCGGATGGAGATATCGCAATAGGGAACTCGATGATTACGGGATACGCTCTTCAGGGTGATCTTGATTCTGCAACAACCACGCTGCGAAGAATACAAGAAATGGGATTTAGACCCGATTCTGTAACGATCGTCTCTGTCCTTCCCCTCTGCAATCGCTTCACAATGATCGACCAAGGCAAGGAGCTGCACGCTTATGCAACTAGAGCAGAATTCGGATCGGTAGTTTCCGTGAATAATTCGCTGATGGATATGTACTGCAAATGTGGGTTTGTTGAATTCGCGAAGAAGATATTTGATACCATGACCGAGAGGAATACAGTGACTTACAACATCGTAATCACTGCACTCGGAATGCACGGTCGAGGAGAAGAGGGGATTGAGTTCTTCGATCATATGAAGGAACAAAGCATCGAACCAGATAAAGTGACTTTTATAGCTTTACTATCGGCTTGTAGCCATGCTAGGCTCCTCGAAAAGGGCTTATCGTTTTACAATTTTATGATAAAAGAGTATGGTATTTGCCCAGATAAAGAACACTACTCATGCATTGTGGATCTTTATAGCAGGGCGGGGAGAGTTGACGATGCGTGggattttattgagaaaatgtTAATCGAACCGGACGTAGATGTTTTAGGTAGCCTCTTAGGAGCCTGTAGAGTGCATAAGAGAGTCGACATTGCGGAGCTTGTAGGCAAACAAATTTACGAAAGAGGACATGAAGATCCTGGTTATTATATTCTGCTATCGAATATATATGCGGATGCTGGGAGATGGGCCGATGTGATGAGGGTGAGAGAAACGATACTAGAGAAgggtttgaagaagaagaaggccgGGAATAGCTGGGTTTAGGCCAGATGTCGCACCCATTTCCTCTTGTTAGAAAGGCTGTTTGGAGAATTCGGTTAAAAACATGTTGACGGTACTTCAAACACTCTACTCAACTAGTACTTCTGCAGAAGCAAATCCGGTTCGACTAGAGTAGCAAGTCCTGTAAAATGAGATGAGTTCAATTTCTTCCACGAGTTAATTGGAGAGGGCGAATGAAACCGAGGCAGCAATGACTACGTACATAGATGAAGTTATATCAGCTGAATTGTTGGTCATCTTGGATTGAACGGATTCGATCGTTGCTTACAATGTTTCTTGAGGGGATACAAAAAGTGGCATAGCTAAATCTAAGGTGAAAAGCTAAAAATAACACCATGAGGAGACACTTAAACAGTTTGATGCTCAAATTTTAGGGTCTATTTTGAGATTTTAAGACCTATTTTGACACTTAATAGCTATCGCTTGTAACAGCATGCATGTGGAAACTGAATAATAAGTTTTCCGGAGAGCAGGGCGCCATGCAACTATGCATCCGATTTTCAGGAACCAAGAAGCAGTCTCACTGAAGTACCGGggtaaggggaaaaaaaagaaaattttctaatctAGAATCCAAATTCTACCTCATTTATCTATGatcttcttttcccttttaaAGTTATTATTCAAGATTTTTTGGTTGCTTATGGGTGCAAAGCTTCGAGAATAACAAGGATTAGATACATTATTCCCAATTATAATTACCAATTAAAAGATGAGCTATCTCTTTCTACTGTGGTATGCTTTTGTTGTCCTTTTGCTTTGAATGAGAAAGCCAATAAATAGTGCTATGAGCTTTCACTTCATTGTAGATAAAGATATGTGGTGCTTTATGAAAAGGATGGAAAAAAAATGTAGTGCCACTAGTTCCACTTACTCTCTCATACATGTATGTTCATAATTCTGGGCATAAAGAATGATATTGAATTTCGCTAATTTTGCCTTTGTGAATCCTTATAATTGCTAGATTTGTTCAAAACCTTGTGTAAGTTTTTATGCGACTAATTGCTTCATTACTATTATACACATGTTAGAACCCACATCATATAAAATACCCCATCCCCCTCAAAACACCACTCCATGTCTAAAGCAGATTAATATATCCAACACTCTCaatctctccattttctttctTCAAGTGAGTAAAAATGGATGCTTATGTTGTTGGGTTGATATTGGAGACTCTTTTGGTGATAGTTATCTCGAAGATTTGGAGTGTGTTGTTGTACGTGATGTGGAGGCCATACATAATAACTAAAAAGTTTAGGAATTGAGGAGATCAAACGAATGAAGAAAGGATGCATAAGGGGTTGCGGTGGACATCAACTAACATGATTTAACTACAAGTATTTTGCCCTACTACGCCAAATGGATATCGGAACATGGTATGCTATTCTCTTTTTGATCCTCTTTCTATACTATATATGGCAACACATCAGCAGCCTATAATGCTAGCATTCTAGGGAACCTGTAACACTACTTTTTTTGTATAAACGCACAGCCTGAATTCGAATCCAGAACCTCTTATTTTATGGTCAGTACTTTATCTACATATGCTCGTACGCATTTATTATAAgaaattttgtttctctttgtAGGTGGAACATTCAACATTAGGCAGCACCAACCCTGACATGGTCAAGGAAGTGCTCTCCAACAAATGTGGTTACTACACCAAGAATGATCCGAATCCACATTTACAAGCTCTCCTAGGGAAGGGTTTGATCCTCATAAATGGACAAGATTGGGCTCATCATCGCACTGCATTCACCATCGACAAGCTCATGGTCAACTCCCagttccttctcttttcttttaattccaTAGCTAACTCTTCTTGTAAGAGGAAAAGGCTTTCGGCGCATCTGAACTTCAACGCAATTCAAGATTACCaccatttgaattttgaaaatggTAGAAGACCGCCCAAACTATATGATTTCCTCGTAAAGATCAGCTAGTGCTCAATCTCAATTGCAATAAAGTTCAAGTGAGTTTGAGACTCTTGAATTTGTTTACTAGATAACTATTCTTATTAAGAAAAGTAGCTCAGATCCATCTGAACTTTAACACTGTGATTCGGGTGGTTTTTTTGGTCCTTTCTAAAAGTTCGGGTGATGATCTCAGATGGCACTAAGTTTTGTTTCTTAttactaccaaaaaaaaaaaaaaaatcaaccaaaCTCTACAGGAAAGTTAAGGATATGATGAATATTATCAACTAACATTTAGTGTTTTTGCATGATAGATGATGACGAAGACGATGGCTCAAATAGCTCAATCTATGATGGAGAAGTGAGAAGCACAGATGCTCTGAGATGAGAACAAGCAAGCAGAAATAGATCTAAGCGTGCAATTTCAGGAGTTGACAGCAGATGTGATCTCCCACGCTGCTTTTGGAAGCAGCtatagagaaggaaaagaagtcTTATCTGGCGCAAGAAGCGCTTCAGATTCTTGCTGTGGCTAATATGCTTGAAGTCCAAGTACCAGGATTCAAGTTATATATATCTCTCCCTTCTTTCCTTTTTCGAAAGCCTTCGAATTCCGTAAACTAGATATAACATGTGGGATAAAAATACTTGAAAGTCTTAAGTTACCAATAACAATATGCTATCTGTGTAATGATGAgatttttgctattgtagctaTCTTCCTACTCCAAGAATTTGCAGAAGTGGGAACTAGAAAGGAAAGTGAGGAATATGCTCATGCAAATAATTCAAGCTCGATTCGAATCGAAGGAGTGCGGCTGCTGAAATGATCTGCTCAGCTTGATGCTAGAGGCTTGCGCATCGGGCGACGGCTTCGAGAGAAAAGAGAACTGTGGTATGAACATGGATGAGATCATCGACGAGTGCAAGACGTTCTTCTTCCGGGGGGCACAAGACGACGTCACATCTTCTGACTTGGACTGCGTTCCTGCTGTCCACAAACCAAGAATGGCAGGAGAAGCTCCGGGAGGAGGTGGGGAGAGAGTGTGGAGAGGAAGTTCATGATGCAGATATGCTTAGCAAGTTGAAATTGGTATGCTCACAggtttttccttcttttgtttttccctTTTATCATAATATTTCTAGCAATTGTAATAAATTACCATTATGCCATTATGCAAATTACTTGTAGCTGATAATGGTTCTCTGAACTTTGACAAATTTTGACACCCtgaacattaaaaaaaacttcaatatTTGCTGTAAAATAACCTTGTAAATCCCTTTTTGGATTAAACTATCATCGGTCAGGCAATAGTTTACAGAAGGGATAAAATGgtgtagggtttagggtttaggctaAGAACTTAAATGAGTACAACtcagctactatatatatatatatatatatatatagagagagagagagagagagagagttgagctcctATGCCTTTAAAAGCACACCAGCAGTTTtgcttgtgattttttagcCATCAGATTACCTCAATATATGTGCAAcactattaattttaattttaaagtttcaaatttcaaatttcaaatttcaaattccaaatttcaaatttcaaatttaaaacataaaatctaatttactttttaaattttaaattttaaattttaattttatattttgaatttttatttttaatttttaaaattttatttttaaattttgaattttgaattttgaattttgagttttgaattttgaattttaaaattttaaaaatttaattgttataaatactgcggaattgtatgatatgtatccaaactgcttaaaaatgaagctgtggaatttttttgtagttacaggattccgtatttcatttagaccaaaaccatagaataaaaattccatggagttttttaactatgcatccaaacagggcctaagacTGTATGGTCCCTGTGCCCCACATACAAAGAAAAGCAGGCTAAGGGCATGGAACTGGGAGGCATAAAAATCCCCAAAGACACCATGCTCGCGATACCGATCATGATGATCCACCGGGACAAGGAGCTTTGGGGCCCCGACGCCAACGAGTTCGATCCGTCGAGGTTCGTGAACAGCATCGCGAAGGCCGCGAAGCATCCGAGCGCGCTCCTGCCGTTCTCGATCGGGCCGAGGTCGTGCATCGGTAAGAACTTCGCAATGCTGGAGGCGAAGACTGTGCTCGCCGTGCTGCTGCAGAGGTTCTCATTCTCCATCTCTCCGAAATACGTGCATGCGCCGAACAACTTGCTAACTCTGCAACCAAAATATGGGCTTCCTGTAATCTTAAAACCCCTTATGTCtaagacctatatatatatatatatatatatatatatatatatatatatatatatatatatatatatatatatatatatatatatatatatatatatatatatatatatatatatatatatatatgtatatatatatgaatgttaGGTGTAATAGCTTGTTATATGTTTGCTATGAGTGGTTTTTGGATTTGTTGCCTTCCTAGCTTGAAGGCCCAACTATATGTTTGAGACCGTTGTGTTGAGATTTTATGTACATGTAGATGTCACTATTTTGCATATATTTCTTCTGGTATATATTTAGTAGTTAGTAGGTGTGACCTTGTTCATATTAGAATCCGCCTCATAAGAACTACTTTTAGCTGCAAAAGCTTTTGCAAA from Ananas comosus cultivar F153 linkage group 18, ASM154086v1, whole genome shotgun sequence encodes:
- the LOC109724199 gene encoding cytochrome P450 709B2-like, with the translated sequence MLEACASGDGFERKENCGMNMDEIIDECKTFFFRGAQDDVTSSDLDCVPAVHKPRMAGEAPGGGPKTVWSLCPTYKEKQAKGMELGGIKIPKDTMLAIPIMMIHRDKELWGPDANEFDPSRFVNSIAKAAKHPSALLPFSIGPRSCIGKNFAMLEAKTVLAVLLQSLKAQLYV
- the LOC109723934 gene encoding putative pentatricopeptide repeat-containing protein At3g01580, coding for MLSRVKPGTSTITRFGKFTHNPLKKPFFSREALVLLLLRSSPTLTLPLLRQLHALLLVHGSSHVPHSQLLRAYVGNGAVRDALHVFDHMPRRSTFAYNSIIKGFVDLGRSSDALCFYNDMIREGFKADNFTYPLVLKACTGVSDIDRGREIHKCVEFEGVFSSNVFVRCALVDMYAKCGSLVAAREVFNEMPVRDLATWGAMICGTMQGGDWSEGLVLFRRMRSEGFGIDSAILATVIPACGRLGAPGLGMALHGLVVKFGVIGDLCVANALIDMYCKCGDTQIADRLFRTMEFKDVISWSSLIAGYLQNNEFAKSLGLFVEKMESGLTPNSVVIASIMPSVSELKLFKLGKEIHGYAVRRGHERDRFVASAVIGFYCKNGLMREAESIFRTVSDGDIAIGNSMITGYALQGDLDSATTTLRRIQEMGFRPDSVTIVSVLPLCNRFTMIDQGKELHAYATRAEFGSVVSVNNSLMDMYCKCGFVEFAKKIFDTMTERNTVTYNIVITALGMHGRGEEGIEFFDHMKEQSIEPDKVTFIALLSACSHARLLEKGLSFYNFMIKEYGICPDKEHYSCIVDLYSRAGRVDDAWDFIEKMLIEPDVDVLGSLLGACRVHKRVDIAELVGKQIYERGHEDPGYYILLSNIYADAGRWADVMRVRETILEKGLKKKKAGNSWV